A single genomic interval of Ictalurus furcatus strain D&B chromosome 20, Billie_1.0, whole genome shotgun sequence harbors:
- the ppp5c gene encoding serine/threonine-protein phosphatase 5, translating into MAEEERSAEAEKLKEKANNYFKEKDYENAIKYYTEALELNPSNAIYYSNRSLAYLRTECYGYALADATRALEIDKNYIKGYYRRATSNMALGKFKAALKDYETVVRVRPNDKDAKLKYQECNKIVKQKAFERAIASDELKRSVVDSLDIENMTIEDEYVGPKLEDSKVTLKFMKELMEWFKDQKKLHRKCAYQMLVQVKDVLSKLPSLVEITLKETEKITICGDTHGQYYDLLNIFELNGLPSPTNPYLFNGDFVDRGSFSVEVILTLFGFKLLYPDHFHLLRGNHETDNMNQMYGFEGEVKAKYTAQMFQLFSEVFQWLPLTQCINNKVLVMHGGLFSEDGVTLDDLRKIDRNRQPPDSGPMCDLLWSDPQPQNGRSISKRGVSCQFGPDVTERFLEQNKLQYIVRSHEVKAEGYEVTHSGKCITVFSAPNYCDQMGNKGAYIHLRGSDLKPEFHQFTAVPHPNVKPMAYANSLLQLGMM; encoded by the exons ATGGCGGAGGAGGAGCGGAGTGCCGAGGCTGAGAAACTCAAGGAGAAGGCGAATAATTACTTTAAAG AAAAAGACTACGAGAACGCAATCAAGTATTACACCGAGGCACTGGAGCTGAATCCATCAAATGCCATCTACTACAGTAACCGGAGCCTGGCGTACCTGCGCACCGAGTGCTATGGCTACGCCCTGGCAGATGCGACCCGCGCCCTGGAGATCGACAAGAACTACATCAAGGGGTATTACCGGCGTGCCACTTCTAACATGGCGCTGGGCAAATTCAAGGCCGCGCTTAAAGATTACGAGACG GTAGTGAGGGTGCGACCCAACGATAAGGATGCCAAGTTGAAATATCAAGAGTGCAACAAGATTGTAAAGCAGAAGGCCTTCGAGAGAGCCATCGCCAGCGATGAACTGAAACGATCAGTAGTGGATTCGTTAGACATCGAGAACATGA CGATTGAGGATGAGTATGTAGGCCCTAAACTGGAAGACAGTAAGGTCACGTTGAAGTTCATGAAGGAGCTGATGGAGTGGTTTAAGGACCAAAAGAAACTCCACAGGAAATGTGCTTACCAG ATGCTGGTTCAAGTAAAAGACGTTTTATCCAAATTACCAAGTCTTGTTGAAATTACATTAAAAGAG ACAGAGAAAATAACTATTTGTGGGGACACGCACGGGCAGTACTACGACCTTCTAAACATTTTTGAGCTGAACGGCTTACCATCTCCGACCAATCCATAT CTGTTCAACGGTGACTTTGTGGACCGTGGCTCCTTCTCAGTGGAGGTCATTCTCACGCTGTTTGGTTTCAAGCTCCTTTACCCAGACCACTTCCACCTACTGAGAG GTAACCACGAAACAGATAACATGAATCAGATGTATGGCTTCGAAGGCGAGGTCAAGGCCAAGTACACGGCGCAGATGTTCCAGCTGTTCAGTGAGGTCTTTCAGTGGCTTCCACTCACACAGTGCATCAACAACAAAGTGCTG gtGATGCACGGGGGCTTATTTAGTGAAGATGGTGTGACCTTAGATGATCTTAGAAAGATTGACAGAAACAGACAGCCTCCAGACTCAG GTCCTATGTGTGATCTCCTGTGGTCAGATCCTCAGCCGCAG AACGGGCGGTCTATCAGTAAGCGTGGCGTGAGCTGTCAGTTCGGGCCTGATGTCACCGAACGTTTCCTGGAACAGAACAAGCTGCAGTACATCGTGCGCAGTCATGAGGTGAAGGCTGAGGGCTATGAGGTCACTCACTCAGGGAAGTGCATCACGGTGTTCTCCGCGCCCAATTACTG TGACCAGATGGGTAACAAGGGAGCCTACATTCACCTCAGGGGATCTGACCTCAAGCCTGAATTCCACCAGTTCACTGCTGTG CCTCATCCGAATGTTAAGCCCATGGCATATGCCAACTCACTCTTACAGTTGGGAATGATGTAG